A region from the Thermanaeromonas toyohensis ToBE genome encodes:
- a CDS encoding nucleoside recognition domain-containing protein: MVNFIWLAMLLAGIIVAGSQGKIEVVTGASLEAARTAVDLALELVGLMALWLGLLKIAEEAGLVRLLACGLKPLTRRLFPELPPDHPALGAILMNLSANILGLGNAATPFGLKAMQELQKLNPSPEEATPAMCTFLGLNTGCITLLPATIIGIRAAANSTDPTVIVGPTILSTSISMLAAILADRLFRRTALK; this comes from the coding sequence ATGGTAAACTTTATATGGTTAGCTATGCTCTTAGCTGGCATAATAGTAGCTGGAAGCCAGGGGAAGATAGAAGTAGTCACGGGAGCTTCTTTGGAGGCGGCTCGTACAGCAGTGGATCTCGCCTTAGAGCTGGTCGGGCTTATGGCCCTTTGGCTGGGGCTTTTAAAGATAGCCGAGGAGGCAGGCCTGGTAAGGCTTTTAGCTTGTGGCCTTAAACCTTTGACACGCCGTTTGTTTCCGGAACTCCCGCCTGATCACCCTGCCTTAGGAGCTATCCTTATGAACTTAAGTGCTAATATCTTAGGCTTAGGAAATGCCGCTACCCCCTTTGGCCTTAAAGCTATGCAGGAACTCCAAAAGCTCAACCCTTCCCCCGAAGAAGCCACCCCTGCTATGTGCACCTTCCTAGGCTTAAATACCGGCTGTATTACTCTGCTTCCGGCCACCATTATAGGTATCCGGGCGGCGGCCAATTCTACGGATCCTACTGTTATCGTAGGGCCCACGATTCTGTCCACCAGTATCAGTATGCTTGCGGCTATCTTGGCTGACCGGCTTTTTCGGAGGACCGCCTTAAAATAG
- a CDS encoding D-alanyl-D-alanine carboxypeptidase family protein, whose protein sequence is MYLLCFNPRRLAVGLFLWLLFCLLAFVPPAEGSSQEPLLEAKSAVLMDALTGQVLWSKNPHKQLPQASTTKITTAIVALERGNLTDLVRASQRAAQVGEAAIYLEEGETLTLEDLLYALLLRSANDAAVAIAEHIGGTEENFVALMNQKAWEIGARDTHYVNPHGLHAPGHYSSAYDLALLARYALKIPKFREIVATREKVIPWPGKPWDRLLVNTNQLLWGYYAYPGADGVKTGYTREAGQVLVASATREGRQLIAVVMHSPNMYQEARALLDYGFQHFTRQVLVPAGELITQAPVKGALVGTVPLVTASPAVAAVPREGQVVWEKEITLLPELKAPLKKGQKLGELSFILKEAEVSDQKITVDLIAARDVPRRPWWVAFLQGFLGVFNFPWIRLN, encoded by the coding sequence ATGTATCTTCTCTGTTTTAATCCCCGGAGGCTGGCTGTTGGGCTATTTTTATGGCTTCTTTTTTGCCTTTTGGCCTTTGTACCACCGGCTGAAGGCTCATCCCAAGAACCTCTACTTGAGGCCAAGAGCGCTGTCCTCATGGATGCCTTGACTGGCCAGGTGCTCTGGAGTAAAAATCCCCACAAGCAGTTACCTCAAGCCAGTACTACCAAGATTACCACGGCCATTGTAGCTTTAGAACGCGGTAATTTAACGGATCTGGTCCGGGCGAGCCAAAGGGCAGCCCAAGTAGGGGAAGCGGCCATCTACTTAGAAGAAGGAGAAACCCTCACCCTAGAAGATCTCCTCTACGCCCTCCTTTTACGCTCGGCCAACGATGCCGCCGTAGCTATTGCCGAGCACATAGGAGGTACAGAGGAAAATTTTGTGGCCCTTATGAACCAAAAGGCTTGGGAGATAGGGGCGCGGGACACCCATTATGTCAATCCACATGGCTTGCACGCCCCCGGGCATTATTCGTCAGCTTATGATTTAGCTCTTCTTGCCCGCTATGCCTTAAAAATACCTAAATTTAGGGAGATAGTAGCTACCCGGGAAAAGGTGATCCCCTGGCCAGGGAAGCCCTGGGATAGGTTGCTCGTAAACACTAACCAGCTCCTATGGGGTTATTATGCTTACCCTGGAGCAGATGGCGTGAAAACCGGTTATACCCGCGAGGCGGGACAGGTACTGGTAGCTTCAGCTACCCGGGAGGGACGGCAGCTCATAGCAGTAGTCATGCACTCACCTAATATGTACCAAGAAGCCAGGGCACTCCTCGATTATGGTTTTCAGCACTTTACCCGGCAGGTTTTAGTACCTGCTGGAGAACTTATAACCCAGGCCCCAGTTAAGGGGGCTTTAGTAGGGACAGTACCTTTGGTCACGGCTAGCCCGGCCGTGGCTGCTGTACCCCGGGAGGGGCAAGTGGTATGGGAGAAGGAGATAACTCTCTTGCCCGAGCTTAAGGCCCCCCTTAAAAAAGGACAAAAGCTAGGGGAGTTAAGTTTTATCTTAAAAGAGGCAGAAGTTAGCGACCAGAAGATTACAGTAGATCTCATTGCGGCCCGGGATGTACCGCGTAGACCCTGGTGGGTCGCTTTCCTCCAGGGTTTCTTGGGCGTCTTTAACTTCCCCTGGATCCGCTTAAACTAA
- the ytfJ gene encoding GerW family sporulation protein, with the protein MSDHPIEGLMKTAMESIKEMVNVNTVVGDPIETPDGLVILPISRVTAGFAAGGSEYELERRDGGGGGPQGIPFGGGSGAGVSVQPVGFLVVGKDKIRLLPVDANTVVDRLIDLTPQVLERLQEIIGRKKGETMAKETMTILRPQ; encoded by the coding sequence TTGAGCGACCATCCTATAGAGGGCCTTATGAAAACAGCTATGGAGAGCATAAAGGAAATGGTAAATGTCAACACTGTAGTGGGCGATCCCATAGAGACTCCTGATGGCCTGGTGATACTTCCCATTTCTCGGGTAACGGCTGGCTTCGCTGCCGGAGGTTCAGAATATGAACTGGAACGCCGGGACGGGGGAGGTGGGGGGCCTCAGGGTATACCCTTCGGTGGGGGCAGCGGCGCAGGGGTTTCTGTACAGCCTGTAGGATTCCTGGTAGTGGGTAAAGATAAGATCCGCCTCCTGCCCGTGGATGCTAACACGGTGGTAGATCGTTTGATCGATCTAACGCCTCAGGTACTGGAGCGCCTCCAGGAGATAATAGGGCGTAAAAAGGGAGAAACCATGGCCAAAGAAACCATGACTATTTTACGGCCCCAATAG